One segment of Neobacillus endophyticus DNA contains the following:
- a CDS encoding amino acid permease, protein MAQQKLKRDLHNRHVQLIAIGGTIGTGLFLGSGKAIQLAGPSIIFAYLIVGIACFFVMRALGELLLSNAGYQSFTDFAEDYIGPWAGYVTGWTYWFCWIMTAMADVIAVGVYVRYWFNIPQWVPAIVCLIILLGLNLLTVKLFGELEFWFALIKVITILALILIGVILLIVGFHTDSGTVSVKNIWKYGGLFPHGISGFFLSFQMVVFAFVGVELVGVSAAETSNPQKNIPSAINKIPLRILFFYVGAIIILLCINPWTQLNAANSPFVKTFSLVGIPIAAGIINFVVLTSAASACNSGLFSTSRILYNLSSHDQGPATFSKLNKNHVPSNALFVSALVLSFGALLSKLIPEQAFSIVTTISAICFIWVWGIILICHLRYAKSRPDLRKKSKFKAPLTPFINYVVLALFAFILIIMLFADETREALLMTPIWFILLFVLYFFKKKKEKTIRIPA, encoded by the coding sequence ATGGCACAGCAAAAATTAAAAAGGGACCTGCATAATCGCCATGTCCAGCTGATTGCAATAGGAGGTACCATTGGGACAGGATTATTTCTTGGATCGGGTAAAGCCATCCAATTAGCAGGTCCATCTATCATCTTTGCTTATTTAATCGTAGGAATTGCCTGTTTTTTTGTCATGCGGGCGTTAGGAGAACTGCTTTTGTCAAATGCGGGCTATCAATCTTTTACAGATTTTGCTGAGGATTATATCGGACCGTGGGCAGGATATGTAACTGGATGGACGTACTGGTTTTGTTGGATTATGACAGCTATGGCTGATGTTATCGCAGTTGGTGTCTATGTACGTTATTGGTTCAATATCCCTCAATGGGTGCCTGCGATCGTGTGTTTAATCATTTTATTGGGTTTAAATCTGTTAACCGTAAAACTGTTTGGAGAGTTAGAGTTCTGGTTTGCATTAATTAAAGTCATAACCATTCTAGCGTTAATTCTCATTGGGGTTATTTTACTAATTGTTGGATTCCATACGGATTCTGGTACTGTTTCAGTAAAAAATATATGGAAGTATGGCGGTCTGTTTCCACATGGAATATCAGGATTCTTCTTATCATTCCAAATGGTTGTTTTCGCTTTTGTAGGTGTGGAATTAGTAGGAGTATCTGCTGCAGAAACTTCGAATCCGCAAAAAAATATCCCATCTGCTATTAATAAAATTCCGCTAAGAATTCTCTTTTTCTATGTAGGGGCAATTATTATTCTATTATGTATCAACCCTTGGACACAATTGAACGCGGCAAACAGTCCTTTTGTTAAGACTTTTAGTTTAGTAGGCATTCCGATCGCTGCGGGCATTATTAATTTTGTTGTATTAACATCTGCAGCTTCTGCTTGTAACAGTGGATTATTTTCAACGAGCCGGATTCTTTATAATTTAAGCAGCCATGATCAGGGACCAGCCACTTTTTCGAAATTAAACAAAAATCATGTTCCGAGCAATGCTTTGTTTGTTTCAGCCCTAGTCCTTTCCTTTGGTGCCCTTTTAAGCAAATTGATTCCTGAACAAGCTTTCAGTATTGTGACAACTATAAGCGCTATTTGTTTCATTTGGGTATGGGGCATTATTTTAATTTGTCATTTACGTTACGCAAAATCTCGTCCTGATTTAAGAAAAAAATCGAAGTTTAAAGCGCCATTGACACCATTTATTAATTATGTGGTACTTGCCTTATTTGCTTTCATTTTAATTATCATGCTATTTGCTGATGAAACTCGTGAAGCCTTATTGATGACACCTATTTGGTTTATCCTGTTATTTGTTCTATATTTTTTTAAAAAGAAAAAGGAAAAAACCATTAGAATTCCCGCATAA
- a CDS encoding glycerate kinase family protein, whose amino-acid sequence MKFILAPDSFKESMTAKKAALAMEKGIRKVFPDAECVIAPMADGGEGTVDALVDITNGHIIQSEISGPLGQKVLAEFGLLGEGKTAVIEMASASGLALIKPEERNPLLTTTYGTGELIKHALELGVTQILIGIGGSATNDGGVGMLQALGVSFKDSNGNELGHGGGFLHQLHSIDITGLDSRLKTVHIDVACDVSNPLIGKNGASAIFGPQKGADPEMVMKLDQNLSHYAKIIKQQLNHDVAMTPGSGAAGGLGAGLLAFLNAHLKNGIDLILDYTRLEDQMKDADFVFTGEGSIDSQTIFGKTPYGIAMAAKKYSVPVITIAGKIGTGIEPLYEIGMTSIIGISKGITSIKAALEFGEVNLAFAAENVCRLLSLKK is encoded by the coding sequence ATGAAGTTTATACTTGCCCCTGATTCATTTAAGGAGAGTATGACAGCCAAGAAGGCTGCTCTGGCAATGGAAAAAGGAATTAGAAAGGTCTTTCCAGATGCGGAATGTGTGATTGCACCCATGGCAGATGGGGGAGAAGGAACGGTAGATGCCCTTGTTGATATAACCAACGGTCACATCATCCAGTCTGAAATCTCTGGCCCGTTAGGTCAAAAAGTATTAGCGGAATTCGGTCTCTTAGGGGAAGGGAAGACTGCTGTTATCGAGATGGCAAGTGCAAGTGGTTTGGCATTAATTAAACCGGAGGAACGCAATCCATTATTGACAACTACCTATGGTACGGGGGAATTAATCAAACACGCATTAGAACTTGGTGTCACACAGATTTTAATCGGAATTGGCGGAAGTGCAACGAATGATGGGGGAGTCGGAATGCTGCAAGCCCTAGGTGTATCTTTCAAGGATTCAAATGGAAATGAACTGGGACACGGCGGTGGATTCCTCCATCAGTTGCATTCTATTGATATTACTGGTTTAGACAGTAGATTAAAAACCGTCCATATCGACGTTGCGTGTGACGTGAGCAACCCACTGATTGGTAAAAATGGAGCATCAGCCATTTTTGGTCCCCAAAAAGGAGCAGATCCTGAAATGGTAATGAAGCTGGATCAAAACCTATCCCATTATGCAAAGATCATTAAGCAGCAATTGAATCATGATGTGGCCATGACTCCTGGTTCAGGTGCAGCAGGCGGACTTGGGGCCGGTCTATTAGCTTTCCTTAACGCACATTTGAAAAATGGTATTGACTTAATACTGGATTATACCCGGCTCGAGGATCAGATGAAAGATGCAGATTTTGTCTTCACAGGTGAAGGAAGCATAGATAGTCAAACCATATTTGGAAAAACACCATACGGAATTGCCATGGCTGCAAAAAAGTACTCCGTACCAGTTATCACGATTGCTGGGAAAATCGGCACTGGCATTGAACCATTATATGAAATTGGAATGACGTCTATTATTGGAATCTCAAAAGGCATTACTTCGATAAAAGCAGCATTAGAGTTTGGAGAAGTAAATTTAGCTTTTGCTGCAGAAAATGTCTGCAGGCTATTAAGTTTAAAAAAATAA
- a CDS encoding MFS transporter translates to MNWKRTLLILWFADFFGAMGMSLILPFLPLYIEQLGVHETASIERWTGWIFAAQFIVSVFFQPLWGSMADKYGRKVMLLRAGFGMGVVTALMGLVTQPWQLLVLRIINGVFSGFMSMSVSLQASVTPNEQSGKALGTLQTGLVAGSLLGPLAGGILAEKIGYHHIFYLTGALLCIAGLLILFFVHEDHKPGSAKEKKKVQWYMVKPLLPVFIASFVTNLGMMSIEPLATVYAKTLYHGMHLEFFAGLVVSITGMANLIGAPTLGRIGDKIGQKRVLAFALMMAALAFIPQALAGNITTLLIGRFLLGLFIGGMVPSLNVLVKKLAPPDIQATVFGLNSSSLFLGNFVGPLIGSHVAAAFGIRSVFYVTMAILMINSISIYFNQSMETKISPKQKMAS, encoded by the coding sequence TTGAATTGGAAACGAACGCTATTGATATTATGGTTTGCGGATTTTTTTGGTGCGATGGGGATGAGTTTAATTTTACCTTTTCTTCCCTTATATATTGAGCAATTGGGGGTACATGAAACAGCTTCCATTGAGCGGTGGACAGGCTGGATATTTGCTGCTCAATTTATTGTTTCAGTATTTTTTCAACCTCTTTGGGGCTCCATGGCTGACAAGTACGGACGCAAGGTCATGCTTTTAAGAGCCGGTTTTGGAATGGGAGTTGTTACAGCCTTGATGGGGCTGGTCACCCAACCTTGGCAATTACTTGTATTACGTATAATTAATGGGGTATTTTCCGGTTTTATGTCTATGTCGGTCTCCCTTCAAGCATCAGTTACTCCAAATGAACAATCAGGTAAGGCATTAGGGACATTGCAAACGGGATTGGTTGCAGGGAGTTTATTAGGTCCTTTAGCAGGCGGAATCCTTGCTGAAAAAATTGGATATCATCATATTTTCTATTTAACAGGAGCATTACTTTGTATCGCTGGCCTCCTCATCTTGTTCTTTGTTCATGAGGATCATAAACCCGGCTCGGCAAAAGAGAAAAAGAAGGTGCAATGGTATATGGTCAAGCCATTGCTGCCAGTATTTATTGCATCGTTTGTTACGAATTTAGGGATGATGAGCATCGAACCATTGGCAACCGTATATGCCAAAACGTTGTACCACGGAATGCATTTAGAGTTTTTTGCCGGACTTGTCGTTTCCATAACGGGTATGGCGAATCTAATAGGGGCACCTACATTAGGAAGAATTGGTGATAAAATTGGTCAGAAAAGAGTATTGGCATTTGCATTAATGATGGCTGCACTGGCATTTATTCCACAGGCACTGGCCGGCAATATTACCACATTATTGATCGGCCGTTTTCTCCTTGGGTTATTTATAGGCGGAATGGTACCATCGCTTAATGTCCTAGTTAAAAAACTAGCACCCCCTGATATTCAAGCAACTGTGTTTGGATTAAATAGTTCTTCCCTATTTTTGGGCAATTTCGTGGGTCCGTTAATAGGTAGCCATGTGGCCGCTGCTTTTGGGATTAGATCTGTCTTTTATGTTACTATGGCCATCCTGATGATAAACTCAATTTCTATTTATTTCAACCAATCTATGGAAACAAAGATCTCACCAAAACAGAAAATGGCCTCTTAA